A window from Gallus gallus isolate bGalGal1 chromosome 5, bGalGal1.mat.broiler.GRCg7b, whole genome shotgun sequence encodes these proteins:
- the DIO3 gene encoding thyroxine 5-deiodinase (UGA stop codon recoded as selenocysteine): MLHSLGAHTLQLLTQAAACILLFPRFLLTAVMLWLLDFLCIRKKMLTMPTAEEAAGAGEGPPPDDPPVCVSDSNRMFTLESLKAVWHGQKLDFFKSAHVGSPAPNPEVIQLDGQKRLRILDFARGKRPLILNFGSCTUPPFMARLRSFRRLAAHFVDIADFLLVYIEEAHPSDGWVSSDAAYSIPKHQCLQDRLRAAQLMREGAPDCPLAVDTMDNASSAAYGAYFERLYVIQEEKVMYQGGRGPEGYKISELRSWLDQYKTRLQSPGAVVIQV; this comes from the coding sequence ATGCTCCACTCGCTGGGCGCTCACACCTTGCAGCTGCTCACCCAGGCGGCCGCCTGCATCCTCCTCTTTCCCCGCTTCCTGCTCACCGCTGTGATGCTCTGGCTCCTGGATTTTCTGTGCATTCGCAAGAAGATGCTGACGATGCCCACGGCGGAGGAGGCGGCCGGAGCCGGCGAGGGGCCGCCCCCCGACGACCCTCCGGTCTGCGTGTCCGACTCCAACCGCATGTTCACGCTGGAGTCGCTCAAGGCCGTGTGGCACGGGCAGAAGCTGGACTTCTTCAAGTCGGCGCACGTGGGCTCGCCGGCCCCCAACCCCGAGGTGATCCAGCTGGACGGGCAGAAGAGGCTCCGCATCCTCGACTTCGCCCGCGGCAAGAGGCCCCTCATCCTCAACTTCGGCAGCTGCACCTGACCCCCGTTCATGGCCCGCCTGAGGTCCTTCCGGCGCCTGGCCGCGCACTTCGTGGACATTGCCGACTTCCTGCTGGTGTACATCGAAGAAGCGCACCCCTCCGACGGCTGGGTCAGCTCGGACGCTGCCTACAGCATCCCCAAGCACCAGTGCCTCCAGGACAGGCTGCGGGCGGCGCAGCTGATGCGGGAAGGGGCGCCCGATTGCCCCCTGGCCGTGGACACCATGGACAACGCTTCCAGCGCTGCCTACGGCGCCTACTTCGAGCGGCTCTACGTCATCCAGGAGGAGAAGGTGATGTACCAGGGCGGCCGAGGACCGGAGGGCTACAAGATCTCGGAGCTGCGGAGCTGGCTAGACCAGTACAAAACCCGGCTCCAGAGCCCCGGCGCGGTGGTCATCCAAGTGTAA